From the genome of Vibrio porteresiae DSM 19223, one region includes:
- the xylB gene encoding xylulokinase → MMFIGIDLGTSGVKSILMTASGDVVSSATVNMTVSRPKPLWSEQDPLKWWQATCASIRELGAQHSLKEVQAIGLSGQMHGVTLLDKHNQILRPAILWNDGRCAQECQLLEQEVPTSRAITGNLMMPGFSAPKVKWVQRHEPEVFHQINKVLLPKDYLRFRLTGDYASDMSDAAGTMWLDLEKRDWSDELLAATGLTRSHMPNLFEGSEITGYLTREVADQLGLPIVPVVAGGGDNAAGAVGVGIIEPGQAMISLGTSGVYFAVSDGVVTNPEAALHSFCHALPNTWHTMSVILSAASCLNWVAQLTEFKNVPTMMSELEARKPSTQVIFLPYLSGERTPHNNPDAKGVFFGLTHTTDRYELAQAVLEGVGFALADGLDAMHKTGAQPKEIALIGGGARSPYWRQMLADIFQQTLVYRQGGDVGPALGAARLAQLALAEPHTDIRQICPLPEVLAQHTPNSTAHQQYAKKRETFIALYQRLQDLF, encoded by the coding sequence ATGATGTTCATCGGTATAGATTTAGGCACCTCTGGAGTCAAAAGTATCCTGATGACCGCATCTGGCGATGTGGTCAGTTCCGCTACCGTTAATATGACTGTGTCTCGTCCAAAGCCGCTTTGGTCTGAGCAAGATCCCCTGAAATGGTGGCAAGCCACTTGCGCTTCCATTCGTGAATTAGGCGCGCAACACTCTCTCAAAGAGGTGCAAGCGATTGGCCTGTCTGGTCAAATGCACGGCGTCACGCTACTCGATAAACACAATCAAATTCTGCGCCCCGCCATTTTGTGGAATGACGGACGCTGCGCACAGGAGTGTCAGTTACTTGAACAAGAAGTGCCGACTAGCCGAGCAATCACCGGTAATCTGATGATGCCTGGATTTAGCGCGCCTAAAGTCAAATGGGTTCAGCGCCATGAACCTGAGGTTTTTCACCAAATAAACAAAGTGTTACTGCCCAAAGATTACCTGCGCTTTCGCTTAACAGGCGATTACGCGTCAGATATGTCCGATGCGGCAGGAACAATGTGGCTCGATTTGGAAAAACGCGATTGGAGTGATGAGCTTTTGGCTGCAACCGGACTTACCCGTAGCCATATGCCAAACCTTTTTGAGGGATCAGAAATCACGGGTTATTTAACTCGTGAGGTAGCAGATCAACTCGGATTACCTATTGTTCCCGTCGTCGCAGGTGGCGGTGACAACGCGGCTGGTGCTGTCGGTGTGGGGATCATAGAACCGGGTCAGGCGATGATTTCACTTGGAACATCAGGTGTCTACTTTGCCGTCAGTGATGGTGTGGTCACCAACCCAGAAGCTGCACTGCATAGCTTTTGTCATGCTCTGCCCAATACTTGGCATACCATGTCGGTGATTCTGAGCGCCGCCTCATGCCTAAACTGGGTGGCACAATTAACGGAATTTAAAAATGTTCCGACCATGATGAGTGAGTTAGAAGCTCGTAAGCCAAGCACTCAAGTGATCTTTCTACCTTATCTCTCTGGCGAAAGAACCCCGCACAACAACCCCGATGCTAAAGGCGTGTTCTTTGGTTTAACTCACACCACCGACCGCTATGAATTAGCCCAAGCGGTCTTGGAAGGGGTGGGATTTGCCCTAGCCGATGGTCTAGATGCGATGCATAAAACCGGCGCTCAACCCAAAGAAATCGCCCTCATCGGCGGCGGCGCTCGCAGCCCATATTGGCGACAAATGTTGGCGGATATTTTCCAGCAAACGTTAGTGTATCGCCAAGGTGGCGATGTGGGTCCAGCGCTTGGTGCAGCTCGTTTAGCCCAGTTAGCGCTAGCCGAACCTCACACCGACATTCGCCAGATTTGTCCATTGCCTGAAGTATTGGCCCAGCACACACCCAATAGCACTGCGCATCAGCAGTATGCGAAAAAACGCGAGACCTTTATCGCCCTCTATCAACGTTTGCAGGATCTGTTTTAG
- a CDS encoding 5-oxoprolinase subunit PxpA: MKINCDMGESFGHWTIGHDDQVMPFIDMANIACGMHASDPTVMLETVRLAKKHGVTIGAHPGYADLQGFGRRPMPLSDTELKALFIYQVGALKLLCESEGVALSYVKPHGALYNTMMKDDKVFTTLLEAMQQAAPELPLVVMAVPNHAKYQAAADSCGISVWFEAFVDRAYDEDGRLVARSIPGSTYTDLETIGAQARSLIEFGQVTTLDGTTIEVHADTLCIHGDGPAAVPTARLLNDILRSGKGNAL; the protein is encoded by the coding sequence ATGAAAATTAACTGCGATATGGGCGAAAGCTTTGGCCACTGGACCATTGGCCACGATGACCAAGTCATGCCTTTTATTGATATGGCGAACATCGCCTGTGGCATGCATGCCTCTGACCCAACCGTCATGTTAGAAACCGTTCGTCTGGCGAAAAAACATGGCGTCACCATTGGTGCTCATCCGGGGTATGCCGACTTACAGGGGTTTGGCCGCCGTCCGATGCCTCTTAGCGACACTGAACTAAAAGCGCTTTTTATCTATCAAGTCGGCGCACTCAAACTCTTATGTGAAAGTGAAGGGGTTGCCCTCAGTTACGTCAAACCTCATGGCGCGCTGTATAACACCATGATGAAAGACGATAAAGTCTTTACCACTTTACTTGAAGCGATGCAGCAAGCAGCACCCGAACTCCCGTTAGTGGTGATGGCAGTGCCCAATCACGCCAAATACCAAGCCGCTGCAGATAGCTGTGGGATTTCGGTCTGGTTTGAAGCCTTTGTTGACCGAGCGTACGACGAAGATGGTCGCTTAGTAGCGCGTTCTATTCCCGGCTCTACCTACACTGACCTTGAGACCATTGGTGCCCAAGCGCGCTCTTTGATTGAATTTGGCCAAGTCACCACCCTCGATGGCACAACGATTGAAGTGCATGCCGATACCCTTTGCATCCACGGGGACGGCCCAGCCGCAGTGCCAACAGCGCGTCTGCTTAATGACATTTTGCGGTCTGGGAAAGGGAACGCATTATGA
- a CDS encoding LysR family transcriptional regulator yields the protein MLNLKQLETFVCIAHLGSFRQTAEQLCTTQPAISTRIVNLEHTLDTTLFHRDGGKVSLTTKGRELLPLAESIVASSQQFMQKASHETTLSGLLKIGVSETLVHTWVPTFLEQLHQVLPQVEVELSVDATVNLTRELLARNLDIAMMMGPINEPSAVNSPLSTYQLFWVARPDIASQVSGGLRDFIHWPIITYGRNTAPYHEISHYFKQNNQHDMRFYSSASLSACVKLVENGVGIASLPKEVVQEQLESGELVIIEAEWNPKPLYFTVTYLNASERIRSQQLLEQAVELALQAAGDHGLAIANP from the coding sequence ATGCTAAATCTAAAACAGTTAGAGACCTTTGTGTGCATCGCACATTTAGGTAGCTTTCGCCAAACCGCTGAGCAGTTGTGTACCACGCAGCCAGCGATTTCAACTCGTATTGTTAATCTTGAACACACGTTAGATACCACGCTGTTTCATCGCGATGGCGGCAAAGTTTCGTTAACCACTAAAGGGCGTGAGCTGTTGCCACTGGCCGAAAGTATTGTGGCGAGTAGTCAGCAATTTATGCAAAAAGCCAGTCATGAAACCACCTTATCGGGGCTACTCAAAATTGGTGTGTCAGAGACATTAGTTCACACTTGGGTGCCGACATTTTTGGAACAGCTGCATCAGGTGTTACCGCAAGTGGAAGTGGAGCTGTCGGTGGATGCCACGGTCAATCTCACGCGTGAACTGCTGGCGCGTAACTTGGATATCGCCATGATGATGGGGCCGATTAATGAGCCAAGTGCAGTAAATAGCCCTCTTAGCACGTACCAACTTTTTTGGGTTGCAAGACCCGATATCGCCAGCCAAGTCAGCGGTGGGCTTCGTGATTTTATCCATTGGCCCATCATTACTTATGGGCGCAACACCGCGCCATATCATGAAATATCGCATTACTTTAAACAAAATAATCAACATGATATGCGGTTCTACTCTTCTGCCTCTTTGTCTGCTTGTGTCAAGCTAGTGGAAAATGGTGTGGGTATTGCGTCACTACCCAAGGAAGTGGTGCAAGAGCAGTTAGAGAGCGGTGAGCTGGTGATCATTGAAGCTGAATGGAACCCAAAACCACTTTATTTTACCGTAACGTATTTGAACGCGAGTGAACGCATTCGTAGCCAACAGTTATTAGAGCAGGCGGTAGAGTTAGCGCTGCAAGCGGCAGGGGATCATGGATTAGCGATTGCCAATCCATGA
- a CDS encoding putative hydro-lyase: protein MDKLDTSASLESLTPAQVRALIRTNDHTGSTSGLAKGYLQANLLILPADWANDFLLFCQKNPVACPLVGVSEPGSRYIPELGHDIDIGRDVPEFHVFHDGQFTQAVYDLDALWRDDLVIFALGCSFSFEEALIQAGLKVRNIEQNTNVSMYDTNIACLPAGKFSGNMVVSMRPFPPKDAIRAVQVTSRYPKAHGAPVHFGDPQAIGIDDISKPNYGEAVDIYPGEVPVFWACGVTPQNVVRHSKPPFCITHSPGKMLITDLLSNALAVL, encoded by the coding sequence ATGGATAAGCTAGATACCTCAGCATCGCTTGAGTCTCTCACTCCCGCACAAGTGCGCGCCTTAATTCGGACCAACGATCACACCGGTTCAACGAGTGGTTTAGCCAAAGGTTACCTACAAGCCAACCTATTGATTTTGCCTGCGGACTGGGCAAATGACTTCCTGCTCTTTTGTCAAAAAAACCCAGTCGCATGCCCACTGGTTGGTGTGTCTGAACCGGGAAGTCGTTACATCCCTGAACTGGGTCATGACATCGATATTGGTCGTGATGTGCCGGAATTTCATGTGTTTCATGATGGTCAATTTACCCAAGCGGTGTATGACCTTGATGCGCTGTGGCGGGATGATTTGGTGATCTTCGCTTTAGGCTGCTCTTTCTCTTTTGAAGAGGCCTTGATTCAAGCTGGATTAAAAGTCCGTAACATCGAACAAAACACCAATGTCTCGATGTACGATACCAATATTGCCTGTCTGCCTGCAGGAAAATTCAGCGGCAACATGGTGGTATCGATGCGTCCATTTCCCCCCAAAGATGCAATTCGCGCCGTGCAAGTGACCAGCCGTTATCCAAAAGCACACGGCGCGCCAGTGCACTTTGGCGACCCACAAGCGATTGGGATTGACGATATTAGCAAGCCAAACTACGGCGAGGCGGTCGATATCTATCCTGGCGAAGTTCCGGTATTTTGGGCCTGTGGCGTTACACCACAAAACGTCGTACGTCACAGCAAACCACCTTTCTGTATCACCCACTCTCCGGGCAAAATGTTGATTACCGATCTACTGAGTAATGCGTTAGCGGTGCTGTAA